AGCTTCCACAGTGAGCCCGACCCCACGATGGTCACCACCGAGATCAAGGAAATCCAGAAAATCGGTACGTTGACCAAGTCGAGTTGAGAGAAGACCTCGCCTTCATCGCTGAAGGCGTAGGTGAAGACTCCCAGCAGGAGCAGGTAGACGGCCAGGAACACCGCCAGGACCGCCAGCGCAAATAAAAAGAGCAGCCTGCGGCTGTTGCGCCGCGCCAGCTCTTGATGCTCGAAAAAGTCCATGTGGTCTGATCGCTAGGGCCACAAGGCGGCCGACAAGTTCGCCCACCCGTCAAGTTCTGCCGCCCTCGTCGACGGCCGGTATTCTCTCGATGGTATTGGTCTCTCGCTCATACTAGGTGAAGGAGACCTTGGGCGCCTCACGTTCCTCGGGCGCGGCGATCACGTCCAGCAATTCGGCCTGCTGAAAATTGAACATGCCGGCGATGATGTTGTTGGGGAAGGACTCGCGATAGGTGTTGTACTGCATGACCGAATCGTTGTAGGACTGGCGGGCGAAGGCCACCTTGTTCTCGGTAGCGGTCAGTTCTTCGCTCAACTGCATCATGTTCTGGTTGGCCTTCAGGTCGGGGTAGGACTCCATCACCGCGAAGAGTCGTCCCAGGGCTCCTTGCAGGGCTCCCTCGGCTCCGCTCAGATTGCGGATGGCGTCGGGATCGTCGGGGTTGGAGGCCGCCCTGTCGTTGGCCTGCTGAGCCAGGTTGCGGGCCTCGGTGACGGCCTGAAGCGTCTCCCTTTCGTGCTTCATGTAGCCTTTGGCCGTCTCCACCAGGTTGGGGATCAGGTCATAGCGCCGCTTCAACTGCACGTCGATCTGCGCGAAGGCATTCTTGAAGCGGTTGCGCAGGCTCACCAAGCGGTTGTATTTGCCCGCTACCAGCACCACCGCCAGCAGCAGGACCACAATCAGGACGATCAGAAACAAGTACATGAGTCCACCTTTCCTTGGGAAGAATTCCCCGTGCCCATGTTTGTACTGCTACCCACCCCGCCCGTCAACCGGCATATACGCCGCGGCCCTTCAGGGCATTCAGTGGCTGTCGAGCGTTGGGGGGGGAGGAGGCTGACCGCCTCGCGACCGTCACTTGTAGGCCACTGCCGCGCTCGAAGGTCCGGTCAAGGGAATGATCTCGAAGCGCTTGAATCCGGCTTCTCCGCACCATTGGCGGAAATCGGCTCCCGTGTAATCGAAGCCGTCGCCCAACTCGATGAGCATGTTGAGGGACATCAACAAACCGAAGGCGTTCTCCCGCCGCGCGTCGTCGATGATGTTCTCGACGGCGATGAAGGCCCCGCCCTCGGGAAGGGCTCGAAAGGCCTTGGCGATGAGCATCTTTTTCTTCTCCAGATTCCAGTCGTGGAGGATATTGCCCATTGTAATCACGTCGGCTTTCGGCAATTCGTCCTTGAAAAAGTCGCCGCCGACAGCTTCGATGCGGCCGCTCAGGCCCGCCTCCTCGATGTGCTGGCGGGCATGGGGCTTCACCACCGGCAGGTCGAAGCTCTTGAAGGTGAGATGAGGATGTTGTCGGGCCACCGTGCGTGACAGGAGCGCCAAGGCGCCCCCGATGTCGCTGACCGTCCGGTAGCGGGAAAAGTCGAACTTGCGGGCCAGTGCCTCGAAGTTGGCCGCCTGAAACCCGGTCATGGCCGCCAGAAAAGTGCCGAGCTTGGCGTGATCAGCGTAGAGTTCCTCGAAAATCGGCTTGCCGTGCACCTTGCCTTCCGTCTGGGCCTGACCAGTCCTCAGCGCGGTTCCCAGGTCGTTCCAGAATCCGAAGAGCCGCGAATTCAGCATCTCGGGAAGCCCTCCGATGTAGCGGGGACTGCTTCGGTCCAGGAAGGCCGCCGTTTCGGGGGTGTTGCGATAGCGTCCCTGGGGACCGTCGCCCTCCCGGTCGAGGAACTTGAGGGCCACCAGAGCATCGAAAAAGTCATACCAGCCGCGAGGATGCATCTCGAGTTCCCGGCCCAGCTCCTGGGCCGTCATGGTCCTCTTTCCCAGCACCGAAAACAAGTCGAACTCCACCGCCGTCAGCAGGACCTTGGAGGCCCAAAATGCGGTCGCGGTCTGCAGGATGTAGCCGGCATCCAGAGGGCGGCTGTCATCCTTTTCAAATCTGACGCTGTGCATCTCATTCTCTCCCTGCCACGCCGGCGCTCAGCGGCGCCGGGCAAAAGGCGCAAAAACGTCGCCGGGCGCCGCCGCCGTCCCTGCGCCAGAGGGTAAATTAACTCTCTTGCCCGGCGGGGGCAACAAAAATCAAACGAACCTGCCATTTCGTCGCTCACAGAGGGGATGACGCGTTCTAGATAGTGGGCCACTTGTGTGAGGTGGACTCAGCCCAACCAAAGAACCATAAAATTGACTAGACTAGTCAGATTCTCTTATGATCGGAGCTATGGACGTGTATTCGACTTATGAGGCCAAAGCCAAGTTCAGCGAGATCATGCGCAAGGTCCGTGCCGGACAGCATGTCTTCGTGACCTTTCACGGACGCAAGGTGGCTGAAATCAGGCCCATCGCCCAAGAGGAGCAGTCGCTTGAGGACAGGGTACGCCAACTGAGGCAGGAAGGAGTCATGGTGCCTTCTTCCTATCCCCGTCCGCACGGCATGCCGAAGCCGATTGCCGTACCTTCGGGAGCGCTCCGACGATTTCTGGAGGAGCGTGACTGACATGCCTGAGATCGCCTATCTGGACACCTCTTTGCTCTGTGCCCTGGCCTTTGCCGAAGAATCTTCCGGCACCCTGAAACGGCTGTTGACGAACTATGACGGGGTGGTCTCCTCAAACCTTCTGGAAGCTGAATTTAGAGCGGCTTTGGAGCGGGAGAAGGGATCGAGCGTCGAGGCTGATCGCTGGTTGGGGCTGGTCGAATGGATTCTGCCACCGCATCCGCTGAGCCAGAAAATCGCGCTCATTCTTGAAGTCGGCTACTCCAAGGGATCCGACCTTTGGCACCTGGCCTGCGCACTGGACGCCTTCCCCAAGCCCGAAGAGGTAACTTTCGCCACCCTGGACCGCCGCCAATGGCAGGTGGCCAAAGAACTGGGCTTTCAAATGCTGCCCCAGGCCTTGGAGGCTCTGCCCGAATGACGAAGCCGATCCCGGGCTGGCCTAACGGGGATCGGCTCGCGTTTCCCCTTCACCTGTGACCCCCTGAGACTCGACAGCGGCTGGTGACAGAGAGAAGAGGGAGAAGCGCGATTCGAAATGAGCCAAGTATCACAAAGACGATATTGACCATTAAACCGTGCTTTGATAGCATTCACGCTGCGAGTTTCACTTCTACCGAAAGTCTTTGGAGGGACGGGGCCATGGGTGTGTTGGGGAAGGCGAATCGGTGTCTCTACGCCGCATTAATCGGGCTTTTGGCCGCATCGGCGGCCATGGGCCAGGATGTCCCGGATCCCGCCTTGCGGGCGGGAGCGAACATCAACATGGCCGGAGGGCCGGTCAGCGTCCAAACGGATGACGGCACCCCCACCGGGAACTTGGCGGGGTTGATCGAAGGAGACCCCTTCTTTACCAAGCAGAACGAGCTTTCCTTCGCCGTTTCCAGCCGCAACGGCCGCCACATCTTGGCGGGAGCCAACGACTACCGGGCCGTCAAGATCCCGTTGCTCGAGACCCCGCCCGCTTTGGGCTCGGCCTCTTCGGGAGATGTCTGGGGCGGAGTTTTCGTCTCGCTGGACCAGGGCCGGCACTGGCGCAGCACCCTGCTGCCCTGCTATCCTCAGGACACTCGTCCTCAATGCCAGGACTCGCCTCTGTTCGGATTTCAAGCCGTAGCCGATCCACAGGTGCGGGCCGGAAGCCACGGCCTGTTCTATTACTGCGGAATCGTCTTCAACCGGGGGAACAACGCCGTCGGGGCGGTCTTCTGCAGCCGCTTCATGGACTTGAACAATGTGGAGGGAGTCGACTTTCCCCTGGCTCTGCCCAGTCCGCCCGACCCCTCCCAGCCTTTCGCCAGCCCCATTCAGCACATCGACGACAACATCATCCAGTCGGGGACGGCCGGGCAGTTCCTGGACAAGATCTCAGCCGCCGTCGACATCGTCCGAAGCGGCGCCCAGTCGGCCGACATCTCGGTTCCCCTGAACTGCGACCCGACCGACAATCCCGCCTGCCTGGCAGCCGACGGCGAGGACGGCTCGATGGACGGCTTCATCACCCAGACCATTCCCTGTGGCACCGTCTACGTAGCCTATGCCGATTTCACGGGAGGCACCAAGAATCCCAACAGCAAGCTGCTGGTCTCGCGCAGCCTCGACTGCGGCCAGAGTTGGGAGAACGCCACCGTCGTCAATCAAACTCAAGGCGTGAGCCAAGGTGCGGTTGTCAAAGTGGCGCCTGACGGCAGGGTTTCTGTGGCCTGGCGCCAGTTCGGACTGGACGGCGAGCTGAATTCGATTTGGATCGCCCGACAGGAGGCCGGCGAGTCGAACAAGCTCAAGTTCGATCCAGCCGTCAAGGTGGCCGACCTGGAAGCCTTTGAAGGCAGCCAGCCTTTCGATCTTCCCACCCGCGCCGCCGACATGACCGACAGCAGCGGCAGTCCGGTGGAGGACCCTTATGTCGGCTTCCGCACCAACACCTATCCCACGCTGGCCATCGACGCCCAAGGACGCCACTACCTGGCCTGGTCTCAGAAGGGCTGGGGAGCCGACGTGGACGGAGACGGGGCCATCAGCGACGGCGCCCGCATCGTCATCACCACCAGCCTCGACACCATCAACTGGACCGCTCCCGCGCCGGTCGATCCTCAGGTTCCGGCCTCGGGGGCGGGCGCGGCGGGAGCCGCCAGCGCCGATCTGGCCCTGCCCCGAGGCCACCAGATCATGCCTCATCTGACGGCCATGGAAGGCAGGGTGGCCATGGTCTTCTACGATTTTCGCGAGGACGTCTTTCCCGATATCCTGCGCAGGCTGAGGTCGAGCCAGTGTGACGACCCGGACGAAGACCTCAACGGCGACGGCCGCAGCGACTTCGTCGACTGCTGCATCAGCGAGGTGGGCAACGCCGAGGGCGCCAATGCCGAGATCACCGCCGCCGACTGCGAAAGGCTGGACGATCCCGAGTTCCTGGAATCGCTGATCCCTGTCGATCCGACCCATTTCGCGCCCTTGCCGGTGCGTCATACCGTCGACGTCTATGTGGCCGAGGCCCTGCCCCACGAAAGCCCGGTTTTTGCCCTGACCAAGGCCTCCAAATACGCCAGAGCCATCGTTCCCAAGCGCGATGCGCAGGGCAATCTGCTGCCCGATGAGTACGACCTGGTGCAACTGCGCTATCCCGCCGCCAACTATCCTCTCTACGGCGGCGACAAGGCCTTTATGGGCGACTATATCGAGATCAACGGCGCCGACATCCTGGCTGGGCCCAATGGCGGCTGGATGCAAAATCTGGCTCGGCCGTCCTGCAAGAGCGGTGTCGACTGCGTTCCCTCGCCCACCGCCCACGTGGCATTCGCGGACAGCCGCGACGTGGTCCCTCCCCAGCCTGAAACGGTGCTCGATTCCGAGGGCCGGGAAGTGCTGCAACAGGACTGGGCCAGCGAGTACCTGGGCATTCCGGGACGAGCCCGCATGCTCGATCAGAATCCCTACACGGCTCGCTTGAGCGGCGGGGTGGCCTTGGGGTCGCCGGGTAATTTCAAACCCCTCTTCCTCGATGCTGAGCAGTCCCGCGCCTTCGCCCTCATCCTGGAAAACACCCTCAACGAGGGAACTCTCACGGGCTCTTCATGGACCCGGGGATCGCGCTTCTACCGGTTGTCTTTTCAGGCCCCGGCCGGGATCGAGGTTTCCTTCACGCCCGATTTCTCTTCTCCCACGATGGACGTCGAGGCGGAGAGCCTGACATCCATCGGCGTCACTCTTTTCGCCAGGAAGGGCATCTCAAACGACCTCAGACCTAGAATCACCGTCTTCGCCAACGAGATCGAGGCCATCGGCGCGCCCGGCTTCAAGAGCGGAGGCCTGCAGGCCTCGACCGTGATCAATCCTGATCGTTCCAATCCGCTGCCGGTCAACGTCGACCTGGTGGACGGGGCCAGCGATATTTTGAGCGAAGAAATCCACACGCCGCAGTTCATCCCCTTCGACTGCCGCGAGTTCCTCGATCTGACCGGACCCGACGGCCTGCCCGACAACAAGGTCGACGATCCCTCGTTGCTGCTGATTTTCCCGGCCTGCACCCCGCAATTGGGGCCGGATGGAGTAGTAACCGACTGGCCTCAAGTCATCGCCCTGGCCACCTACTGGCCGGAATTAACGGATCCCGGCAAGCCCTTCGCCCTCAACGCCTCGCTCTTCAACGCTTCGTTGTTCAATGCCTCGCTCTTCAATCCGGCCATCTACAGCGCCTCTCTGTTCAACCCCGCGCTGTTGGATCAGAGCGTCTACAACTGGGCTAATGCTTCGCTTTTCAACGCCTCGCTGTTTAATGCTTCGCTCTTCAATGCTTCGCTCTTCAACGCCTCCCTGTTCAACGCTTCGCTCTTCAATCCGGCCATCGCCGACTCGATCCGCAACGCCTCTTTGTTCAACGCCTCGCTCTTTAACGCCTCCCTGTTCAACGCTTCGCTCTTCAACGCCTCCCTCTTCAATGCTTCGCTGTTCAATGCCTCTCTCTTCAACGCCTCGCTCTTTAACGCCTCGCTTCTCAATGCGTCGCTCTTCAACGCCTCTCTCTTCAACGCCTCGCTTTTCAACAACCCCGTCAACGGGCCGGTCGACGGACAGCAGGGCGTAGTGGGAGGGATTTTCCCCTCCGAGCAGATCTACAATTCGGCCATTTTCGCCAGTCCGCTCAAAGATGGAACCAAGATCGTCGATCTGACCTGGCAGATCGACACGCTGGCCAACACCAGCTCGGGGTACTTCTTCTTTCCCCTTTTCCAGCGCCTTCCTGACAACGCCCAGTTGATCATCCGGCGAGTCAGCCAAAGCCAGACGGTGGCGCTGGATCCGGATTGCCTGGCTACTTCGCCCACTCCCCAGGACTGCCCGCTCAAGGCCTTCCCGATTTTCGACCAGGAGATCCTGGCCAACATCATCGGACTGCCTGATTTCAGGGACCTGGACCCCAGCGTCCTCAACCAGATTCTGCTCCAGTCGACTTTCACGGCGCCACCGGGCGGGCGGATTTTCGCCACCTTGAGGGCCACTTGCGTCCCCGACGGCAGCGATCCGCTGATCTGCCGGGACGGCTACGATCCCTCAAAAGTGATCGGAGTTGTGGTGCCCCAAGCCGAAGAAGACGGTCTGTCCGGCACCTGGACGGTGCTGGAATCGGGAGGGACGGTCTCGGCGGCTTTCGATGAGCAGGTGAGCTTCACGGCCAAAGTGGGCTCCTACAACGGTTCGCTTCCGGCGGGGAGCGTCGACTTCTTGGTCAACGGCATTCTGATCGGGTCGGGTCCTCTGACGGACGTGGGTGGTCAGGCCAAGGCCCAGATCAGCTTCACGCCCGGCGATCTCGGCCTCAATGCCGCCGGCTCTCCCTATTCGGTGCAGGCCAAGTACGTGCCCGACCAGGGATTCCGCTGCGGACTGGGCGACGCGGGTGGCGAAAGCGGCTGCTTCTCCCAAGTCGTGGAACTCATCGTCACCCCGGTGGACATCAGCGGGGACGAAATCGAGGTGGGGGTCTTGCTGGATGTCGGCACCTGTGACACGGGGGCCTTCAGCGACGGCGTGATCCGGGCCACCTTCGACGGCGATCCCATCGAGGTCTGCGTGCGCAGCGCCCTTGACGAGCAAGGCCAGCCGGTGCTGCCGCCTTCCGTAACCTTCCAGCTCGCCTACCGCGACTCAGACGGCAACGACCTGCCCGGAGCGCCTACCGATGCCGGGACTTACACCGTCGTCATCACCGTCGAAGACCGCCTGGGCAATTACACCGGGCAGCTCGAATTCACCCTGATCATCGACAAAGCCGCCCTGACGCTTATTTTCGAGGACCAGAGCCTGACCTATCCCGAGCCGTTGGCGGCGGTCCTCAACGCACAGGTCTTGCCCCCTGACGGCGGAGCGGTGGTGCGCTACTTCCTCGATTCCGCCGAGGGGCAAGAAGTCTTCCCAGAAACCGTCCTAGACCCCAGTCCGACACCCTACGTCATCGTGGCCGCGGCCTCGGAGACCGACAACTACCTCTCGGCCCAGGCCAGCGCGCTGATCACGGTCAGCTTCGTCGAATTCGCCGGTTTCGCTCCTCCGGTAGGTCCGGCCGGCGACTTCAATGATCCGGACTCGGTACCCTTTGTCGGCTCTTTTGCCGTCAGCAAGACGCTGACCTTGAAGTGGCAGCTTTCACAAGACGGGACCGAGGTTAATGACCTCGATTTGATTCACTCGATTACGATCTCGGAGGCCAGCCCCCGCGTCGATGGGAGCTGTTCGTTTGACGCGAACCAGACGATTCCGCTATACCCGAGTTGCGCCTCTACGGAGGTTTGCGCTGGCGGCACCGACCTGCGGTCATCCAGCCAATACGTCTTCAACTGGAAGCTGTCGTCCAGCGAAAGCGGGACCTCGGTGCCGACCGGATGCCGCACCCTGGTCGTCAATCTCGGAAGCGCCGCCGATGGCAAGGTTTTCGCAAGCAAGGCCGTTATTCTAGAGATCCGCTGATCCACGGCGGCCGAGGGTGAAGGTTATGCCTCGAGAAAGCGCCTTTATCAGCCATTCCAGCGAGGACTCGGAGGCCGCTTTGCAGGTCGAGGCCACCCTGCGCGAGCTGGGATTGCAGACGGTTCGCGATCAAGAACTGGATCCGCGGGAAGCGGCTCCCAAAGCCATCGGAAAGGCCATTTCCTCACACGACTTGATGGTAGTGGTCTGGTCGCAGCACGCGGCCAAGTCCAAGCAGGTCGAGTTCGAGTGGAATGCAGCCATAGCCCTCAACAAGACCATTATTCCCTGCTTGCTCGACCAGACGCCGCTTAAACCCTCGTTGGTCAGTTTTCCAGGAGTCTCCTTCAAAGAGTGGAGCGATTCGGTTTCCCAGATACTGGCGGCGCCCCACGGGCCCAGCGGCGGAGAAGAACAGCGGTCAAAGGTCCTGGAGCGACTCGACACGATCCCTCCCTCCGACCAGGAGGCGATGTTCAACGCGGGCACCCTGCTGATGCAGCAGTCGATTGAGCAACAGCAGGTGGATTCCGGCGCCGATACCATCGTGAACCTGCCCCCCGAACCTGAGAAGAAGGCCCCCGAAGGCACAACCCGGGCAGGTTCGGACGAGGACCACAGCCAAACCGATCCGTTTGGCGAGGGCATGACTGTGGCCGGGCGCTATCGCATCCGCAAGTTGTTGGGGCAGGGCGGCATGGGGGCTGTCTATCACGCCTACGACAACGCCCTGCAGCGCGAAGTGGCCCTTAAGGTCATCAAGCCTGAAATCGCCAATCAACCTGAAATGCTGGAGCGCTTCAAGCGCGAGATCCAGCTCTCGAGCGTGGTCACCCACCGCAACGTCCTGCGCGTCTACGACCTGGGAGAAGCCGAAGGCGTCACCTTCCTGACCATGCAGTACGTGGACGGCGAAAACCTGTCGGAGCTGCTCAAGCGCGAGGGCAAGCTGTCGCAGACGGTGCTGGGTGTTTTCCGCCAGATCTGCGAGGGTCTCAAAGCGGCTCACGAGCAGGGCGTAATCCACCGCGACCTCAAACCCGACAACGTCATGATCGACTCCTCGGGCCAGGTTCTGCTTACCGACTTCGGACTGGCCAAGTCGATGCAGCAGACGGCCATGACCCAAGCGGGCCAACTGATGGGGACGCCCGACTATATGTCTCCGGAGCAGGTCAAGGGCGAGGAGATCGACGAGAGATCCGATATCTATTCGCTGGGCGCCATGCTCTACCAAATGGCCGCCGGAAGGGTGCCTTTCAGCGGCCACACGGTCTTTGAGGTGATGATCCAGCGGACCGTCAAGCCGCCGGCTGCAGTGACCACTTTCAACCCTGACGTGCCGCCCTTTTTGGAAGACGTTATCGCCCGCTGCATGGCGCGAGAGAAGGAGGCCCGCTACGCCTCCGTCGATGAACTCCTGGCCGATCTTGACCGGGGCATGGAGACCGGAAGGTCCTCTTTCGGAGGCCGCTTCTTCTTGCGCAGGCTAGGGTCTTTGAAGAAAGCCCTGAGGAGCAAGCGTGTCTGGATCGCGGCGCCCGCCCTGGTCCTGCTGGTGGTGGCGGCGACATTCCTGGTGCTGAACCTGGGAATCCTGAACGAGCCTCCGCCGGCAGCTTCTCTTGAGCCCATGAACGTCTTGATCGCCGACTTCGCCAACGAGACGGGCGAACGGGTTTTTCAGGGCACCATCGAACAGGCTCTCTCCATCGGCCTGGAAGGGTCGGCCTTTCTGGAGTCCTTCCGGCGCGAGCGGGCCCGCGACATTGCAGCCCAATTGAATCCTGACCTGGATCGGCTGGATCAGGAGGCCGCCCGTCTGGTGGCGCAGCGCGAGGGCATCGACGTGGTGGTGAGCGGACGCATTGCCCGCTCGGGC
This portion of the Acidobacteriota bacterium genome encodes:
- a CDS encoding LemA family protein codes for the protein MYLFLIVLIVVLLLAVVLVAGKYNRLVSLRNRFKNAFAQIDVQLKRRYDLIPNLVETAKGYMKHERETLQAVTEARNLAQQANDRAASNPDDPDAIRNLSGAEGALQGALGRLFAVMESYPDLKANQNMMQLSEELTATENKVAFARQSYNDSVMQYNTYRESFPNNIIAGMFNFQQAELLDVIAAPEEREAPKVSFT
- a CDS encoding methyltransferase, translated to MHSVRFEKDDSRPLDAGYILQTATAFWASKVLLTAVEFDLFSVLGKRTMTAQELGRELEMHPRGWYDFFDALVALKFLDREGDGPQGRYRNTPETAAFLDRSSPRYIGGLPEMLNSRLFGFWNDLGTALRTGQAQTEGKVHGKPIFEELYADHAKLGTFLAAMTGFQAANFEALARKFDFSRYRTVSDIGGALALLSRTVARQHPHLTFKSFDLPVVKPHARQHIEEAGLSGRIEAVGGDFFKDELPKADVITMGNILHDWNLEKKKMLIAKAFRALPEGGAFIAVENIIDDARRENAFGLLMSLNMLIELGDGFDYTGADFRQWCGEAGFKRFEIIPLTGPSSAAVAYK
- a CDS encoding type II toxin-antitoxin system prevent-host-death family antitoxin, with the translated sequence MDVYSTYEAKAKFSEIMRKVRAGQHVFVTFHGRKVAEIRPIAQEEQSLEDRVRQLRQEGVMVPSSYPRPHGMPKPIAVPSGALRRFLEERD
- a CDS encoding PIN domain-containing protein; translated protein: MPEIAYLDTSLLCALAFAEESSGTLKRLLTNYDGVVSSNLLEAEFRAALEREKGSSVEADRWLGLVEWILPPHPLSQKIALILEVGYSKGSDLWHLACALDAFPKPEEVTFATLDRRQWQVAKELGFQMLPQALEALPE
- a CDS encoding MBG domain-containing protein — protein: MAASAAMGQDVPDPALRAGANINMAGGPVSVQTDDGTPTGNLAGLIEGDPFFTKQNELSFAVSSRNGRHILAGANDYRAVKIPLLETPPALGSASSGDVWGGVFVSLDQGRHWRSTLLPCYPQDTRPQCQDSPLFGFQAVADPQVRAGSHGLFYYCGIVFNRGNNAVGAVFCSRFMDLNNVEGVDFPLALPSPPDPSQPFASPIQHIDDNIIQSGTAGQFLDKISAAVDIVRSGAQSADISVPLNCDPTDNPACLAADGEDGSMDGFITQTIPCGTVYVAYADFTGGTKNPNSKLLVSRSLDCGQSWENATVVNQTQGVSQGAVVKVAPDGRVSVAWRQFGLDGELNSIWIARQEAGESNKLKFDPAVKVADLEAFEGSQPFDLPTRAADMTDSSGSPVEDPYVGFRTNTYPTLAIDAQGRHYLAWSQKGWGADVDGDGAISDGARIVITTSLDTINWTAPAPVDPQVPASGAGAAGAASADLALPRGHQIMPHLTAMEGRVAMVFYDFREDVFPDILRRLRSSQCDDPDEDLNGDGRSDFVDCCISEVGNAEGANAEITAADCERLDDPEFLESLIPVDPTHFAPLPVRHTVDVYVAEALPHESPVFALTKASKYARAIVPKRDAQGNLLPDEYDLVQLRYPAANYPLYGGDKAFMGDYIEINGADILAGPNGGWMQNLARPSCKSGVDCVPSPTAHVAFADSRDVVPPQPETVLDSEGREVLQQDWASEYLGIPGRARMLDQNPYTARLSGGVALGSPGNFKPLFLDAEQSRAFALILENTLNEGTLTGSSWTRGSRFYRLSFQAPAGIEVSFTPDFSSPTMDVEAESLTSIGVTLFARKGISNDLRPRITVFANEIEAIGAPGFKSGGLQASTVINPDRSNPLPVNVDLVDGASDILSEEIHTPQFIPFDCREFLDLTGPDGLPDNKVDDPSLLLIFPACTPQLGPDGVVTDWPQVIALATYWPELTDPGKPFALNASLFNASLFNASLFNPAIYSASLFNPALLDQSVYNWANASLFNASLFNASLFNASLFNASLFNASLFNPAIADSIRNASLFNASLFNASLFNASLFNASLFNASLFNASLFNASLFNASLLNASLFNASLFNASLFNNPVNGPVDGQQGVVGGIFPSEQIYNSAIFASPLKDGTKIVDLTWQIDTLANTSSGYFFFPLFQRLPDNAQLIIRRVSQSQTVALDPDCLATSPTPQDCPLKAFPIFDQEILANIIGLPDFRDLDPSVLNQILLQSTFTAPPGGRIFATLRATCVPDGSDPLICRDGYDPSKVIGVVVPQAEEDGLSGTWTVLESGGTVSAAFDEQVSFTAKVGSYNGSLPAGSVDFLVNGILIGSGPLTDVGGQAKAQISFTPGDLGLNAAGSPYSVQAKYVPDQGFRCGLGDAGGESGCFSQVVELIVTPVDISGDEIEVGVLLDVGTCDTGAFSDGVIRATFDGDPIEVCVRSALDEQGQPVLPPSVTFQLAYRDSDGNDLPGAPTDAGTYTVVITVEDRLGNYTGQLEFTLIIDKAALTLIFEDQSLTYPEPLAAVLNAQVLPPDGGAVVRYFLDSAEGQEVFPETVLDPSPTPYVIVAAASETDNYLSAQASALITVSFVEFAGFAPPVGPAGDFNDPDSVPFVGSFAVSKTLTLKWQLSQDGTEVNDLDLIHSITISEASPRVDGSCSFDANQTIPLYPSCASTEVCAGGTDLRSSSQYVFNWKLSSSESGTSVPTGCRTLVVNLGSAADGKVFASKAVILEIR
- a CDS encoding protein kinase produces the protein MPRESAFISHSSEDSEAALQVEATLRELGLQTVRDQELDPREAAPKAIGKAISSHDLMVVVWSQHAAKSKQVEFEWNAAIALNKTIIPCLLDQTPLKPSLVSFPGVSFKEWSDSVSQILAAPHGPSGGEEQRSKVLERLDTIPPSDQEAMFNAGTLLMQQSIEQQQVDSGADTIVNLPPEPEKKAPEGTTRAGSDEDHSQTDPFGEGMTVAGRYRIRKLLGQGGMGAVYHAYDNALQREVALKVIKPEIANQPEMLERFKREIQLSSVVTHRNVLRVYDLGEAEGVTFLTMQYVDGENLSELLKREGKLSQTVLGVFRQICEGLKAAHEQGVIHRDLKPDNVMIDSSGQVLLTDFGLAKSMQQTAMTQAGQLMGTPDYMSPEQVKGEEIDERSDIYSLGAMLYQMAAGRVPFSGHTVFEVMIQRTVKPPAAVTTFNPDVPPFLEDVIARCMAREKEARYASVDELLADLDRGMETGRSSFGGRFFLRRLGSLKKALRSKRVWIAAPALVLLVVAATFLVLNLGILNEPPPAASLEPMNVLIADFANETGERVFQGTIEQALSIGLEGSAFLESFRRERARDIAAQLNPDLDRLDQEAARLVAQREGIDVVVSGRIARSGDSYSISLQAVDAFSGDVLDTEQARAASREEVLEAVGTAAVGLRRALGDRASEAEMRASVETFTSNSLEAAQAYARAQEVQQQGRWQEAINYYKSAVELDPEMGRAYSGLAVMNFNLGNHEEADRYFLLAMSHLDRMTPRERYRTRGNYYILHRDFEKAVEAYSALVEEVPGDRVGRANLAYAAFFAREFENAYEQGKAMADANPGNVVMRANSAWYAMFAGDLETAESEALKALELDDSFEATYVYLALTKLAQGDVEEARRTWLRLSERGEQGASTAAAGLADLAAYEGRFRDALDILQNDLARENPALPGLKRIAMASAYIQLGEEEPALLWAERALTNTRKLGVIFQAGLVYLRAGQFERAAELAERLSSSLQIEEQAYGKLLEAEAQRLQENVQQAIRTHREAQRLADTVMGRFLLGLAYLDGEAFPSAYSEFEACLNRRGEFTALFLDETPTYRYFPPVHFYMAQAQEGLGSPAAAASYQKFVDIRGQGYPDSKLSQALSKLSP